In Pseudoliparis swirei isolate HS2019 ecotype Mariana Trench chromosome 11, NWPU_hadal_v1, whole genome shotgun sequence, a genomic segment contains:
- the gskip gene encoding GSK3-beta interaction protein yields METDSQPEESLVPSPDEDCVVPGNVKDMGLEAEAVVKDVLFAVAEMHVSQSLNSASDVAHINVETREGNRYCVELTEAGFRVVGYAFNQADEDLNTQYYETVYSLLDSLSPGYRGAFGNALLQRLERLQQTGW; encoded by the exons ATGGAGACCGACTCCCAGCCCGAGGAATCCCTCGTCCCTTCACCTGATGAGGACTGTGTTGTGCCTGGCAACGTCAAGGACATGGGTTTGGAGGCGGAGGCAGTGGTGAAGGACGTACTTTTTGCCGTTGCTGAAATGCATGTGTCGCAAAGTCTCAACAGCGCGTCAGATGTGGCCCACATAAACGTGGAAACACGAGAGGGAAACCGGTATTGTGTGGAGCTCACAGAGGCGGGATTCAGg GTGGTGGGCTATGCCTTCAATCAAGCGGACGAGGATTTGAACACCCAGTATTACGAGACCGTTTACTCACTTCTCGACTCACTGAGTCCGGGCTACAGAGGAGCCTTCGGGAACGCTTTGCTCCAGCGGCTAGAGAGGCTGCAGCAAACCGGATGGTGA
- the LOC130201832 gene encoding NPC intracellular cholesterol transporter 2-like translates to MDIRTCVFVLFGLIGLACAEPVKYIDCGSISGKVVLVDIKPCATQPCQLHKGQSYSVNVTFNSAVESQSSNAVVHGIVAGLPIPFPIPVQDGCKSGIQCPIQKQQKYHYVTALPVKSEYPSIKLVVEWELRDDTKNDLFCIRFPVQIVS, encoded by the exons ATGGATATCCGGACTTGTGTTTTCGTGTTGTTCGGCTTGATTGGACTCGCCTGCGCCGAGCCAGTGAAGTACATAGACTGCG GCTCTATTTCTGGCAAAGTGGTCTTGGTGGACATTAAGCCGTGTGCCACTCAGCCATGTCAGCTACACAAGGGACAGTCCTACAGTGTCAATGTGACATTCAACAGTG CTGTTGAGAGCCAGTCGAGCAATGCGGTGGTTCATGGGATCGTTGCTGGACTTCCCATCCCCTTCCCCATTCCCGTACAAGATGGCTGCAAGTCTGGAATCCAGTGTCCCATCCAGAAGCAGCAGAAGTATCACTATGTGACTGCTCTCCCTGTAAAGTCTGAGTACCCCTCA ATAAAGCTGGTCGTGGAGTGGGAACTGAGAGACGACACCAAAAATGACCTGTTCTGCATTCGGTTCCCAGTTCAGATTGTGAGCTAA
- the isca2 gene encoding iron-sulfur cluster assembly 2 homolog, mitochondrial: MSFVRGAMLTASTWRVLNLARASTLLSINNVSRQLQRLPQKHPSLDTTGLRRFSSASNQQKPSEDDVQLTESCVKRLGEIMGKGDYLRIHVEGGGCSGFQYKFSVVNNKNEDDRVFEQGGVGIIVDQDSLEFVKGATLDFSQELIRSAFLVLKNPQADHGCSCGSSFSVKL, encoded by the exons ATGTCATTCGTGAGAGGAGCTATGCTAACTGCGTCAACGTGGAGAGTATTGAACCTCGCGAG GGCATCAACACTTCTGTCCATAAACAATGTGAGCCGACAGTTACAGCGACTTCCTCAAAAACACCCTTCCCTTGACACGACGGGGCTTCGTCGCTTTAGCAGCGCCTCTAACCAGCAGAAGCCATCTGAAGATGACGTACAACTCACCGAGTCGTGTGTGAAG AGACTCGGGGAAATCATGGGCAAGGGGGATTATCTGAGAATACATGTGGAGGGAGGCGGCTGCTCCGGGTTCCAGTACAAGTTTTCTGTTGTCAATAACAAGAATGAAGATGACAG AGTGTTTGAGCAGGGAGGAGTGGGCATCATCGTTGACCAGGACAGCCTGGAGTTTGTGAAAGGAGCCACTCTGGACTTCAGCCAGGAGCTGATCCGCTCCGCCTTCCTCGTGCTCAAGAATCCTCAGGCCGATCACGGCTGCTCCTGTGGAAGCTCCTTCTCAGTCAAACTATGA